A section of the Streptomyces sp. SCL15-4 genome encodes:
- a CDS encoding helix-turn-helix transcriptional regulator translates to MHTTAPTTIGREMELGLFRRVLTGLQDRAGHTVLLVGEAGIGKSRLAGECAGQAESLGLPVLRGRGSPTSAGMPYRPLIEALHSRFRVTGLPQDPELEPYRPALGRVIPEWRHTAVPGYPESAVELAEAVLRLLAVLGRDRGCLLVLEDLHEADSETIAVVDYLVDNLAGLPVLLVATLRPEPGAALELARGAERRRVATLATLEPLGADQVGALAAGCLDLRAEQVPAAVAERLSTLSNGNPYLVEELLAEMVGSGVLRRDGDGWRVAGDLAAAVPVSVVSGLRQRLAQLDPQVRDLLLLAATLGTVFSIGTLELITGHSVRLLLDRLAAAADSGFVLPDPGAVDQYAFRHALTAEALLAGLPPAERAVIARRAAEAVLAADPAVSGDRCQLVARLRQLGGDEAGAALLYAEAGRRALAGGASATAAQLLERARGLAAPADRTAVTESLVHATAETGQLDRALALAESLPDAGADALDIERRVALHTRLAWAAVISERAADTLAQVAAARAQLGDPADPRHTAALAVIEAHLALLPAHSVDTAETERLAREAAEVAEREKLPVVACQAWQLLALLARKRGFDGADACLERMLAVAEEHSLPVWRVEALLRLGANAFLRSGEARRIREARDAARDLGALALVQHAEGLLAMDAVQRADFPAAQEIIDRCLEPSARMRNLGGHRYLLLVAATLAAHQGRRRQMERELLRFDQADESTSFLMPVLLGLCRAFCALLEEDRTQALAELAAAADWEDRHPNMFYLSGRYGLGPLLAVVAGTADRAQYAAALAAPAAALAWNRQFLVLTDAVLLGREGRGREAAGLVDRAGQEFPGFPTARHLGLRLVAEAALADGWGEPVAWLRTAEEYFHQAGVRSVAGACRSLIRQAGVPVAQRRTGRELIPEGLRSVGVTPREFDVFALLVDRLGNQDVAQRLSLSPRTVEKHIASLLHKTGSANRAELCRLARALCGD, encoded by the coding sequence GTGCACACTACTGCCCCGACCACCATCGGTCGCGAGATGGAACTCGGGCTCTTCCGGCGTGTGCTGACCGGCCTTCAGGACCGGGCGGGCCACACGGTCCTGTTGGTGGGGGAGGCGGGGATCGGCAAGTCCCGGCTGGCCGGGGAGTGCGCCGGCCAGGCCGAGTCGCTCGGCCTGCCGGTGCTGCGCGGGCGCGGCAGCCCGACCAGTGCCGGGATGCCGTACCGCCCGCTCATCGAGGCGCTGCATTCCCGCTTCCGGGTCACCGGCCTGCCCCAGGACCCGGAGCTGGAACCCTACCGCCCCGCCCTCGGCCGGGTGATCCCGGAGTGGCGGCACACCGCCGTGCCCGGCTATCCCGAGAGCGCGGTGGAGCTGGCCGAGGCCGTGCTGCGGCTGCTGGCCGTACTCGGCCGCGACCGCGGCTGCCTGCTCGTCCTGGAGGACCTGCACGAGGCCGACTCGGAGACCATCGCCGTGGTGGACTACCTGGTCGACAACCTGGCCGGGCTGCCGGTCCTGCTGGTAGCCACGCTGCGGCCCGAGCCGGGCGCCGCACTGGAGCTGGCCCGGGGCGCCGAGCGGCGCCGGGTCGCCACGCTGGCCACCCTGGAGCCCCTCGGCGCGGACCAGGTCGGCGCGCTCGCGGCCGGCTGCCTGGACCTGCGGGCCGAGCAGGTGCCCGCCGCCGTGGCCGAGCGGCTGAGCACGCTCAGCAACGGCAACCCGTACCTCGTCGAGGAACTGCTCGCCGAGATGGTCGGTTCCGGAGTGCTGCGCCGGGACGGCGACGGCTGGCGCGTCGCCGGCGACCTGGCGGCCGCGGTCCCGGTCAGCGTGGTCAGCGGCCTGCGGCAACGGCTGGCGCAGCTCGATCCGCAGGTGCGCGACCTGCTGCTGCTCGCCGCCACCCTGGGCACCGTCTTCTCGATCGGCACGCTGGAGCTGATCACCGGGCACAGCGTGCGGCTGCTGCTCGACCGGCTGGCGGCCGCCGCCGACTCCGGCTTCGTCCTTCCCGATCCCGGCGCGGTCGACCAGTACGCCTTCCGGCACGCGCTCACCGCGGAGGCGCTGCTCGCCGGGCTGCCGCCGGCCGAGCGGGCGGTCATCGCCCGCCGGGCGGCCGAGGCGGTCCTGGCCGCCGACCCGGCCGTCTCCGGCGACCGCTGCCAGCTGGTGGCACGGCTGCGGCAGCTGGGCGGCGACGAGGCGGGAGCGGCACTGCTCTACGCCGAAGCCGGCCGCCGAGCGCTCGCCGGGGGCGCGTCGGCCACCGCCGCGCAACTGCTGGAGCGGGCCCGGGGGCTGGCGGCGCCGGCCGACCGCACCGCCGTCACCGAGTCGCTGGTACACGCGACGGCCGAGACCGGGCAGCTGGACCGGGCGCTCGCGCTGGCCGAGTCGCTGCCGGACGCGGGGGCCGACGCGCTGGACATCGAGCGCCGGGTCGCCCTGCACACCAGGCTCGCCTGGGCCGCGGTGATCTCCGAACGCGCCGCCGACACCCTGGCACAGGTGGCCGCCGCCCGTGCGCAGCTCGGCGACCCGGCGGACCCGCGGCACACCGCCGCGCTGGCCGTGATCGAGGCCCACCTGGCGCTGCTGCCCGCGCACAGCGTGGATACGGCCGAGACCGAGCGGCTGGCCCGCGAGGCGGCCGAGGTCGCCGAGCGCGAGAAGCTCCCCGTGGTGGCCTGCCAGGCATGGCAGCTGCTCGCCCTGCTCGCCCGCAAGCGCGGCTTCGACGGCGCGGACGCCTGCCTGGAGCGGATGCTCGCCGTCGCGGAGGAGCACAGCCTGCCGGTCTGGCGGGTGGAGGCGCTGCTGCGGCTCGGCGCCAACGCCTTCCTGCGCAGCGGTGAGGCGCGGCGGATCCGGGAGGCGCGGGACGCCGCGCGCGACCTGGGCGCCCTCGCCCTGGTCCAGCACGCGGAGGGCCTGCTGGCGATGGACGCCGTGCAGCGCGCCGACTTCCCGGCCGCACAGGAGATCATCGACCGCTGCCTGGAGCCGAGCGCCCGGATGCGCAACCTCGGCGGCCACCGCTACCTGCTGCTGGTGGCCGCCACCCTCGCCGCCCACCAGGGCCGGCGGCGGCAGATGGAGCGGGAACTGCTCCGGTTCGACCAGGCCGACGAATCCACCTCTTTCCTGATGCCGGTCCTGCTCGGCCTGTGCCGGGCGTTCTGCGCCCTGCTGGAGGAGGACCGCACCCAGGCGCTGGCCGAGCTGGCCGCCGCGGCCGACTGGGAGGACCGGCACCCCAACATGTTCTACCTCAGCGGGCGGTACGGCCTCGGCCCGCTGCTCGCCGTCGTCGCCGGCACCGCCGACCGCGCGCAGTACGCGGCGGCCCTCGCGGCGCCCGCCGCCGCGCTGGCCTGGAACCGGCAGTTCCTGGTCCTCACCGACGCCGTCCTGCTCGGGCGGGAGGGCCGCGGCCGGGAGGCCGCCGGACTGGTGGACCGGGCGGGGCAGGAGTTCCCGGGGTTCCCGACCGCCCGTCACCTCGGGCTGCGGCTGGTCGCCGAGGCGGCCCTCGCCGACGGCTGGGGCGAGCCCGTCGCCTGGCTGCGGACCGCCGAGGAGTACTTCCACCAGGCCGGCGTGCGCTCCGTCGCCGGCGCCTGCCGGTCGCTGATCCGGCAGGCGGGCGTGCCGGTCGCGCAGCGGCGCACCGGACGGGAGCTGATCCCCGAGGGACTGCGGTCGGTCGGGGTGACGCCGCGTGAGTTCGACGTCTTCGCGCTGCTCGTGGATCGGCTCGGGAACCAGGACGTCGCCCAGCGGCT